From the Maioricimonas rarisocia genome, one window contains:
- a CDS encoding methyltransferase domain-containing protein, with amino-acid sequence MTTLASDRIWRKRLDQIDTVVEDIRFPNDDDADSNVDQDQEWCEVLVDGERRRIRFHDYSEVFKVPGLYELLFYERLQCCSPSCVANLLTDVARDFDDSVEDLRVLDVGAGNGMVGDELAHLGVDQVFGVDITPSARKATERDRPSIYDGYLVTDLTNLPEAHEEMLRKQDFNCLTTVAALGYGDIPAAAFLKALDLVRVPGWLAFNIKEDFLREEDSSGFSKLIRQLSREELIQVQCYRRYQHRVSMSGEPLYYVAMIAQKLDEVPGELIEFWQQES; translated from the coding sequence ATGACGACTCTGGCATCCGACCGTATCTGGCGAAAGCGACTCGATCAGATCGACACTGTCGTAGAAGATATTCGCTTCCCGAACGATGACGACGCCGATTCGAATGTCGATCAGGACCAAGAGTGGTGCGAGGTACTCGTTGACGGCGAACGGCGCCGCATCCGATTCCACGACTACTCCGAAGTCTTCAAAGTTCCCGGACTTTACGAACTGCTGTTCTACGAGCGGTTGCAGTGCTGCTCCCCCAGCTGCGTGGCCAATCTTCTGACCGACGTCGCCCGCGACTTCGACGACAGCGTCGAGGATCTGCGTGTGCTCGACGTTGGAGCAGGAAACGGCATGGTGGGTGATGAACTGGCTCACTTGGGCGTCGATCAGGTTTTCGGTGTCGACATCACACCGTCGGCCCGCAAGGCGACCGAGCGGGATCGACCGAGCATCTACGATGGCTACCTCGTCACCGATCTGACGAACCTCCCCGAAGCTCACGAGGAGATGCTCCGCAAGCAGGACTTCAACTGCCTCACGACCGTGGCAGCTCTCGGTTACGGCGATATTCCCGCCGCCGCGTTCCTCAAGGCGCTCGACCTGGTTCGCGTGCCTGGCTGGCTGGCGTTCAACATCAAAGAGGACTTCCTCCGCGAGGAAGACTCGTCCGGCTTCTCGAAGCTGATCCGTCAGCTCAGCCGTGAAGAACTCATTCAGGTTCAGTGCTATCGCCGCTACCAGCACCGCGTTTCGATGTCCGGCGAACCGCTGTACTACGTTGCCATGATCGCCCAGAAGCTCGACGAAGTTCCCGGCGAACTGATCGAGTTCTGGCAGCAGGAATCGTAA
- a CDS encoding Gfo/Idh/MocA family protein translates to MSQAIRFGVLGCGRIVRRGFIPGIAATPGASLQAIASRRPGVARDWADEHDVPRAWDSYEELIADPDVDAVYVPATGDEHARWTIAAAQAGKHVLCEKPLARTVAEAEQMIAACNEAGVILQEAFMWRQHPRAQKTLELLQEGAIGSLRIILASFSFDLPRTDWRLQPEKGGGAMWDLGCYGVDASRFITEDEPVAVHAHARWWETGVDMTMQIALSFPGDIVANIDCSFEAPFRCHAELVGDAGRIVLPDAFQPGEESVILLQRSTQRGAPLEEIPVPPANQYACQVAAFCESIAAGRRLAPAEDGLANMRVLERVLADAHRNRDR, encoded by the coding sequence ATGTCGCAAGCCATTCGCTTTGGCGTGCTGGGCTGTGGCCGCATCGTCCGGCGCGGGTTTATTCCAGGGATCGCTGCGACGCCGGGCGCTTCGTTGCAGGCGATCGCCAGCCGCCGCCCGGGAGTTGCCCGGGATTGGGCGGACGAGCACGATGTGCCGCGTGCCTGGGACTCTTACGAAGAACTGATCGCCGATCCGGATGTCGACGCGGTCTACGTCCCGGCGACAGGCGACGAACATGCCCGCTGGACAATCGCCGCCGCGCAGGCGGGCAAGCATGTCCTGTGCGAGAAACCACTGGCCCGCACGGTCGCGGAAGCCGAGCAGATGATCGCCGCCTGCAACGAGGCCGGCGTCATTCTGCAGGAAGCCTTCATGTGGCGGCAGCATCCCCGCGCGCAGAAGACGCTGGAACTGCTGCAGGAAGGGGCCATCGGTTCGCTCCGCATCATTCTCGCAAGCTTCTCGTTTGATCTGCCGCGCACCGACTGGCGGCTGCAGCCCGAGAAGGGGGGCGGCGCCATGTGGGATCTGGGTTGCTACGGCGTTGACGCGAGCCGCTTCATCACCGAAGACGAACCGGTAGCGGTACACGCGCACGCCCGCTGGTGGGAGACCGGCGTCGACATGACGATGCAGATCGCGCTGAGCTTTCCCGGGGACATCGTCGCCAACATCGACTGCAGCTTTGAGGCCCCGTTTCGCTGTCATGCCGAGCTTGTCGGCGATGCCGGACGGATTGTGCTGCCGGACGCGTTTCAGCCGGGTGAGGAAAGTGTGATCCTGCTGCAGCGTTCGACGCAGCGTGGTGCACCGCTCGAGGAAATTCCTGTTCCCCCTGCCAATCAGTATGCCTGCCAGGTCGCGGCATTCTGCGAATCGATCGCCGCCGGCCGTCGCCTCGCACCGGCTGAAGACGGGCTCGCGAACATGCGTGTCCTCGAGCGCGTCCTTGCCGACGCACATCGCAACCGCGATCGTTGA
- a CDS encoding FAD binding domain-containing protein, with product MNDFEYAAPRTEAEAVTLLGEQEGNAAVLAAGTDLVSLMQQGVVRPGRVVDISGIDSLKGVEVTPEGVQIGALTTMEEILDSPVLADYPALGDVAEGIRAIQIQQNGTLGGDLCHLPNCWYFRKGYGLLATENGRSLAAEGDNRYHAIFGNQGAAKFVNASRFAPSLIAWHAEVRVVGPDEESEQWLPLEQFYRTPKLERQGTNILAPGQFISHIRLPNSGTKLSACYEVLELEGLDWPLSSCAVTLSMEAGIVREACIVLGQVAPVPWVSYIASSVVRGQPLTPETAARAGEAAVSEATPLWNNEYKVQLARASVKRALLKATGQLEL from the coding sequence ATGAACGACTTCGAGTATGCGGCTCCGCGGACCGAAGCGGAAGCAGTCACGCTGCTGGGCGAACAAGAGGGAAACGCGGCCGTGCTGGCTGCGGGAACCGATCTGGTCTCCCTCATGCAGCAGGGCGTCGTGCGTCCCGGACGGGTCGTCGACATCTCCGGCATCGATTCGCTGAAGGGCGTCGAAGTAACTCCCGAAGGCGTTCAGATCGGTGCCCTGACAACGATGGAAGAGATCCTCGACAGCCCGGTGCTGGCGGACTATCCGGCGCTCGGTGACGTGGCCGAAGGGATACGGGCCATCCAGATCCAGCAGAACGGCACGCTGGGTGGCGACCTCTGCCACCTGCCCAACTGCTGGTACTTCCGCAAAGGGTACGGCCTGCTGGCGACCGAGAATGGTCGCTCACTCGCTGCCGAAGGAGACAATCGCTACCACGCGATCTTCGGCAACCAGGGAGCGGCGAAGTTCGTCAATGCGTCCCGGTTCGCTCCGTCGCTGATTGCCTGGCACGCCGAGGTACGGGTTGTCGGTCCGGATGAGGAATCCGAGCAGTGGCTACCGCTCGAGCAGTTCTATCGGACGCCGAAGCTGGAACGTCAGGGGACGAACATCCTCGCGCCGGGCCAGTTCATTTCCCACATCCGGCTGCCGAATTCCGGGACGAAACTGAGTGCCTGCTACGAGGTGCTCGAACTGGAAGGGCTGGACTGGCCGCTTTCGTCCTGTGCCGTGACGCTGTCGATGGAGGCGGGCATCGTTCGCGAGGCCTGCATCGTCCTCGGGCAGGTCGCGCCGGTGCCGTGGGTCTCGTACATCGCTTCGAGCGTCGTGCGCGGTCAGCCGCTCACTCCGGAGACAGCGGCACGGGCCGGCGAGGCGGCGGTGAGTGAAGCGACGCCGCTGTGGAACAACGAGTACAAGGTGCAGCTGGCCCGCGCGTCGGTGAAACGGGCACTGCTGAAGGCGACCGGCCAGCTCGAACTGTAA
- a CDS encoding efflux RND transporter permease subunit, whose product MSLTSLSIHRPVTTLMASVIVVLLGWMALTGLSVDLMPDIQYPTVSVTTLYPGAGPEEVETLITRPLEQTLSSVNGFDRLSSHSLEGSSTIRVQFRWGINLDSAIADMRQAIDKVRANLPDEIDPPYIRRYDVNDSPIMYLGMSSELSPIELTRLAERTIVPRLERLDGVARVGLRGEVRREIQVQVDRAKLESMQMGVNEVVSALELGNVSLPAGDFDEGHVQRLIRSRTEFTSLDEIRDQVIRRREDAVVRVRDVAEVVDGHEEITQLTRTNGEPGIMVYIFKQAGANTIDVSDAVTEALDEINRDVRDAQMTIRLDKSKFIRNSISNIQQSALIGMGLAMLVLVLFLRSFRSTLIIGVSMPLSVLATFVLIYFQGFTLNMVSFGGIALGIGMLVDNSIVVLESIFRKRDEGLEPKQAALAGTREVASAITASTLTTLIVFLPLIFITGLTGILLHQLAFVVCFSLICSLLASLTLTPALAAHWLTAAPLSEKTGALGWWQRGVQRLHGASHAVFSAVENTYAALIRTVLRCPELAVFPILALLAVTLGLLPRVGTEFLPATDDGRLGITGKMSPGIRLETLDRQAKKVEATVFEHIPELDNVSIFIGDDAEDGDDWNECRFIIQLPPRDQRSVTAEDVRSRVMKEMPAIAGMKLRARVYSAMPLFRMFGSQEGDDVAVLIRGHDRATGDEIAAQVVRAMESIPGLASIELQQDDRRPELSTYVDRSKASLLDINVQDITQALETTIRGTHATVFREEGDEFNVNVRLQETDRQRKSDLGQVGVATAGGRIVPLGNLVDFRTADAPLAIDRLDRQRVLVITANTVDRDLGSVIADLEEAFAGLTVPDDFTVEIGGDWEEQQESFAMLQGGFVLAVLMMYMIMASQFESLRDPLLILASLPLAVCGVVVVFVFWETTLNVQSFIGLVVLAGIVVNNAIVLVDYANQLRRDDPQRPLVEVIIQASTRRFRPIIMTTLTTVLAMLPVALGWGEGGELQAPMARVVIGGLVSGTLMTLIAIPLVYRLFSRQPESTESVDLSPPLHQTASTAAH is encoded by the coding sequence ATGTCCTTGACCAGCCTCTCCATCCATCGACCCGTCACCACGTTGATGGCGAGCGTGATCGTCGTTCTCCTCGGCTGGATGGCACTGACGGGTTTGAGCGTCGATCTCATGCCCGACATCCAGTATCCCACGGTCAGCGTCACCACGCTGTATCCCGGGGCCGGGCCCGAAGAAGTCGAAACGCTCATCACCCGCCCGCTCGAACAGACGCTCAGTTCGGTCAACGGCTTTGATCGGCTTTCGAGTCACAGCCTCGAAGGAAGCAGCACCATTCGCGTGCAGTTTCGCTGGGGGATCAACCTCGACTCCGCCATTGCCGACATGCGGCAGGCGATCGACAAGGTGCGGGCCAATCTGCCGGATGAGATCGATCCCCCCTACATTCGCCGGTACGACGTCAACGACTCTCCCATCATGTATCTGGGGATGAGCAGCGAACTCTCCCCCATCGAACTGACACGGCTGGCCGAACGCACGATTGTTCCGCGGCTGGAACGGCTCGACGGCGTTGCCCGCGTCGGACTGCGGGGGGAAGTGCGCCGCGAGATTCAGGTCCAGGTCGACCGGGCAAAGCTCGAATCGATGCAGATGGGGGTCAACGAAGTCGTCTCGGCACTCGAGCTGGGGAACGTCAGCCTGCCGGCCGGAGACTTCGACGAAGGTCACGTGCAGCGGCTCATTCGCAGCCGGACCGAATTCACGTCGCTTGACGAGATCCGCGACCAGGTCATCCGCCGGCGTGAGGATGCCGTCGTTCGCGTCCGCGACGTGGCCGAGGTGGTCGATGGCCACGAAGAGATCACGCAGCTGACCCGGACCAACGGTGAGCCGGGCATCATGGTCTACATCTTCAAGCAGGCTGGTGCCAACACGATCGACGTCAGCGATGCGGTGACCGAAGCCCTGGACGAGATCAACCGCGACGTCCGTGATGCGCAGATGACGATCCGGCTGGACAAGTCGAAGTTCATCCGGAATTCGATCAGCAACATTCAGCAGTCGGCACTCATCGGCATGGGACTGGCGATGCTCGTGCTCGTCCTGTTTCTGCGCAGCTTCCGCAGCACGCTGATTATCGGCGTCTCGATGCCGCTGTCGGTCCTCGCGACCTTCGTGCTGATCTATTTCCAGGGCTTTACGCTCAACATGGTCTCGTTCGGTGGGATCGCCCTGGGGATCGGCATGCTTGTCGATAATTCGATCGTTGTTCTCGAAAGCATCTTTCGCAAGCGGGACGAAGGCCTCGAACCGAAGCAGGCGGCACTCGCTGGAACCCGCGAAGTCGCCTCGGCCATCACCGCCAGTACCCTGACGACACTGATCGTGTTCCTGCCGCTCATCTTCATTACCGGCCTCACCGGCATCCTGCTGCATCAGCTGGCCTTTGTCGTCTGCTTCTCGCTGATCTGTTCGCTGCTGGCGAGCCTGACGCTCACACCGGCGCTGGCCGCACACTGGCTCACGGCAGCGCCTCTTTCGGAGAAGACCGGGGCTCTCGGCTGGTGGCAGCGCGGCGTGCAACGTCTGCACGGGGCAAGCCATGCCGTGTTCAGCGCCGTCGAAAACACCTACGCCGCACTCATCCGGACGGTCCTCCGCTGTCCGGAACTTGCCGTGTTTCCGATCCTCGCACTGCTTGCCGTCACGCTCGGACTGCTGCCCCGCGTCGGGACCGAGTTTCTGCCGGCAACCGATGACGGCCGTCTGGGGATCACCGGCAAGATGTCGCCGGGGATCCGTCTCGAGACACTGGATCGCCAGGCGAAGAAGGTCGAGGCGACCGTCTTCGAGCACATTCCCGAACTGGACAACGTGTCGATCTTTATCGGGGACGATGCCGAGGACGGCGACGACTGGAACGAGTGCCGCTTCATTATCCAGCTTCCGCCACGGGACCAGCGATCCGTCACCGCCGAGGATGTTCGCAGCCGGGTGATGAAAGAGATGCCGGCGATCGCCGGTATGAAGCTGCGTGCCCGTGTCTACAGTGCGATGCCGCTGTTTCGGATGTTCGGCTCTCAGGAGGGGGACGACGTCGCCGTTCTGATCCGCGGACATGATCGCGCCACCGGGGACGAAATCGCCGCACAGGTCGTGCGTGCGATGGAGTCGATCCCGGGACTGGCCAGTATCGAACTGCAGCAGGATGATCGGCGGCCCGAGCTTTCCACGTACGTCGACCGTTCCAAAGCCAGCCTGCTCGACATCAATGTGCAGGATATTACGCAGGCACTCGAGACGACTATTCGTGGAACGCATGCGACGGTCTTTCGGGAAGAAGGCGACGAATTCAATGTCAACGTTCGTCTGCAGGAGACCGACCGGCAACGCAAATCCGATCTCGGCCAGGTCGGGGTGGCGACGGCCGGCGGACGAATCGTGCCGCTGGGGAACCTCGTCGACTTCCGTACGGCCGATGCTCCGCTCGCGATCGACCGGCTGGACCGTCAGCGGGTCCTGGTCATCACCGCCAATACCGTCGACCGGGACCTGGGAAGCGTGATTGCCGATCTCGAAGAGGCGTTCGCCGGCCTGACGGTTCCCGACGACTTCACAGTCGAGATCGGCGGCGACTGGGAGGAACAGCAGGAGAGCTTCGCAATGCTGCAGGGGGGCTTTGTCCTGGCGGTGTTGATGATGTACATGATCATGGCGTCGCAGTTCGAATCACTGCGGGACCCGCTACTCATTCTTGCCTCGCTGCCGCTGGCAGTCTGTGGTGTCGTCGTCGTGTTTGTCTTCTGGGAAACCACGCTGAACGTGCAGTCGTTTATCGGACTGGTGGTCCTCGCCGGAATCGTGGTGAACAATGCCATCGTGCTCGTGGACTACGCCAATCAGTTGCGGCGGGATGATCCGCAGCGACCGCTGGTCGAGGTCATCATTCAGGCGTCGACCCGACGCTTTCGCCCCATCATCATGACCACACTGACGACCGTGCTCGCCATGTTGCCGGTCGCACTCGGCTGGGGTGAAGGGGGAGAACTGCAGGCCCCGATGGCCCGGGTGGTAATCGGAGGCTTGGTCAGCGGAACCCTGATGACGTTGATTGCCATTCCACTGGTTTACCGCCTTTTTTCGCGTCAGCCCGAATCGACCGAATCCGTCGATTTGTCGCCTCCGCTCCATCAGACCGCGTCGACAGCTGCGCATTGA
- a CDS encoding 3-oxoacyl-ACP synthase III family protein, whose amino-acid sequence MRVQEQPLYFEHSINEGDASASHSRPATGRVRLATTFELPRQPEQSANQTSRTLFTRRTCSLLGVQVVSCGSFVPEQVVTNQDLNAQFGFDSSWIEQRTGILERRHAPPEMATSDMCVEAARKAIRAGRIDPQDIDLLVVATFTPDFHCPSTACLVQDQLGLDCPAFDAAAACAGFKYAMITAAQFVATGNAKTALVVGADCMSRIIDPGDQRTYPLFGDGAGAVVLTRGEPHQGFLCYQMGSDGSGGRLLDRPAGGTRDPLTHESLESGNHFLKMDGRSVFKWAVRMLTDTTELMLDKAGMSVHDVSLYLFHQANIRIIGAAAEQLGIPPEKVFNNLQKYGNTSGGSIPIVMDEAFRAGRINRGDTLLLCGFGAGLTWGTSLFRW is encoded by the coding sequence ATGCGCGTACAGGAACAGCCACTATACTTCGAACACTCAATCAACGAAGGAGATGCGTCGGCATCACATTCGCGACCGGCAACAGGGAGAGTCCGATTGGCGACAACTTTCGAGCTTCCCCGCCAGCCGGAGCAATCTGCAAACCAGACGAGCAGAACGTTGTTTACACGCCGCACTTGCTCGCTTCTCGGTGTGCAGGTCGTCTCCTGCGGTTCGTTCGTGCCTGAACAGGTCGTCACGAACCAGGATCTCAACGCACAGTTCGGCTTCGATTCCTCCTGGATTGAACAGCGGACGGGCATTCTCGAACGGCGGCACGCTCCGCCCGAGATGGCCACCAGCGACATGTGCGTCGAAGCCGCCCGCAAGGCGATTCGCGCTGGACGAATCGATCCGCAGGATATTGATCTGCTCGTCGTGGCGACGTTTACGCCCGATTTTCACTGTCCGTCCACGGCCTGCCTCGTGCAGGACCAGTTGGGACTGGACTGCCCCGCGTTCGATGCCGCCGCCGCCTGCGCCGGCTTCAAGTACGCGATGATCACCGCGGCTCAGTTCGTGGCGACCGGCAACGCAAAAACGGCGCTCGTCGTCGGTGCGGACTGCATGAGCCGTATCATCGATCCCGGTGACCAGCGAACGTACCCCCTCTTCGGCGATGGAGCCGGTGCCGTGGTCCTCACGCGCGGTGAGCCGCACCAGGGCTTTCTCTGCTACCAGATGGGTTCGGACGGAAGCGGCGGCCGACTGCTCGATCGTCCCGCCGGTGGTACCCGCGACCCGCTGACCCACGAGAGCCTCGAGTCGGGCAACCATTTCCTGAAGATGGATGGCCGCAGCGTCTTCAAGTGGGCCGTCCGGATGCTGACCGACACGACCGAGCTGATGCTCGACAAGGCCGGCATGTCGGTTCACGATGTGTCGCTGTACCTCTTCCACCAGGCGAACATCCGCATCATCGGAGCCGCTGCCGAACAGCTCGGCATCCCGCCTGAGAAGGTGTTCAACAACCTTCAGAAGTACGGCAATACGTCCGGCGGATCGATTCCGATCGTCATGGACGAGGCGTTCCGTGCCGGCCGGATCAACCGCGGCGACACGCTGCTGCTGTGCGGATTCGGTGCCGGCCTCACCTGGGGCACGAGCCTCTTCCGCTGGTAG
- a CDS encoding aldehyde dehydrogenase (NADP(+)), producing MTQHQVLINGQWRDSLGDKTFHAVNPATRETLDDGYPVSPWPEVAEVLEAAHAASVAMRGWSGERFARFLDAYADGIEARADEIVEMANLETAYPVEPRLKNAELPRTVNQLRQAAAAARDGAWAMATIDTQTNIRSILGPIGPVAVFGPNNFPLAFNSIAGGDFAAAVAAGNPVIAKGHSSHPGTTRLFGLAAHEAAQATDMPPGFVQLIYRTSHEDGARLVSHRYIGATGYTGSRHAGLVIKEAADRAGKPIYLELSSINPVCILPGALQERAEAIADEFAGSCLMGAGQFCTNPGIVVLVDNDASRALLKSVAEKFDAAPVGTLLSEGVEQHFRAGIVHLQRAGARIVTGNQPVDSSRYCYANTLLEVSGDEFVENALPLQDEAFGNASLFVFAKDEDQLVQIVESFEGNLTGCIYSDTAGSDDSLYDRVAPVLRERVGRLLNDKMPTGVAVSPAMNHGGPFPSTGHPGFTAVGIPASVRRFGMLQCYDNVRPHRLPPALQDANPTGEMWRYIDGAWTQANVEG from the coding sequence ATGACGCAACATCAGGTACTGATCAACGGCCAGTGGCGTGACTCGCTCGGCGACAAGACGTTTCATGCAGTCAACCCGGCGACACGCGAAACGCTCGACGATGGCTACCCGGTCAGCCCCTGGCCGGAAGTTGCCGAGGTCCTCGAGGCGGCCCACGCGGCGTCGGTGGCGATGCGTGGCTGGTCGGGGGAGCGTTTCGCCCGGTTCCTCGATGCCTACGCCGACGGGATCGAGGCACGCGCCGACGAGATCGTCGAGATGGCGAATCTCGAAACGGCCTACCCGGTCGAGCCACGACTCAAGAATGCGGAGCTACCACGAACGGTCAACCAGCTTCGTCAGGCGGCGGCTGCGGCCCGCGACGGCGCATGGGCCATGGCAACGATCGATACCCAGACGAATATCCGGTCGATCCTCGGACCGATCGGTCCGGTGGCGGTCTTCGGCCCGAACAACTTCCCGCTGGCCTTCAACAGCATTGCCGGCGGTGACTTCGCCGCGGCGGTCGCGGCCGGAAACCCCGTCATCGCAAAAGGGCATTCTTCGCATCCGGGCACGACCCGGCTGTTCGGTCTGGCGGCCCACGAAGCGGCCCAGGCGACCGACATGCCGCCCGGCTTCGTGCAGCTGATTTACCGGACCAGCCACGAAGATGGTGCCCGGCTGGTCTCGCACCGGTACATCGGTGCGACAGGATACACCGGCTCGCGGCATGCCGGCCTGGTCATCAAGGAGGCGGCCGATCGCGCCGGTAAGCCGATCTATCTCGAACTCTCCAGCATCAATCCCGTCTGCATTCTGCCCGGTGCTCTCCAGGAGCGGGCAGAAGCGATTGCCGACGAGTTTGCCGGCAGCTGCCTGATGGGAGCCGGGCAGTTCTGCACCAATCCCGGCATCGTCGTCCTCGTCGACAACGACGCTTCGCGGGCACTTCTGAAGTCGGTCGCGGAGAAGTTCGATGCGGCTCCGGTCGGCACTCTGCTTTCCGAGGGCGTCGAGCAGCACTTTCGCGCGGGGATCGTGCACCTGCAGCGGGCGGGAGCCCGGATCGTCACCGGCAACCAGCCGGTCGATTCCTCTCGGTACTGCTATGCGAACACGTTGCTCGAAGTGAGTGGCGACGAGTTTGTCGAGAACGCGCTTCCCCTGCAGGACGAAGCCTTCGGCAATGCCTCGCTGTTCGTCTTTGCGAAAGACGAGGATCAGCTCGTGCAGATCGTCGAATCATTCGAAGGAAACCTGACTGGCTGTATCTATAGCGATACCGCCGGCAGCGATGATTCCCTCTACGATCGCGTGGCTCCGGTTCTGCGTGAACGGGTCGGTCGACTCCTCAATGACAAGATGCCAACCGGCGTTGCCGTCTCTCCCGCGATGAATCATGGCGGGCCGTTCCCCTCGACCGGTCACCCCGGCTTCACAGCGGTGGGCATCCCGGCATCGGTGCGACGGTTCGGAATGCTGCAGTGCTACGACAACGTGCGACCACACCGACTCCCCCCTGCCCTGCAGGATGCGAATCCGACCGGCGAGATGTGGCGGTACATTGACGGTGCCTGGACCCAGGCGAACGTCGAAGGCTGA
- a CDS encoding efflux RND transporter periplasmic adaptor subunit, which translates to MQKIGRILLTAGVVVASIGVWRYIYLDSLSRSDISTDKAPPAPLAVEVVPVREQSITESIELVGSLDAGMLVEIRSRVDGYIKQIPYDVGDRIEVGADVIVLDDSSQRELISRAEASLRVADAQLKAQETELTFAERTAERQRSLMQSGAGTTSQLDAAESAVQIAAAKVELERARVAEAQSNLEQMRLELADLRLTSPVPGVVAARLVETGDLAKPDVPLLQIVNLDTVKTVVHVVERDFRKIRVGLPAVIAVDAYPGETFFGEVTRIAPMLDPETRTAAVQIDIDNDDLRLKPGMHARVSLRFNESSSRGVVPIAAVRDEGSRQAVFVVAGDPPQAVRREVRLGYSDGDMVEVLDGLNVGEEVVTLGSRLVEEGQSVTALRVPWPGDPSATPVSAPENPETKVDPTIRSSGSAL; encoded by the coding sequence ATGCAGAAAATCGGGCGAATTCTACTGACTGCGGGTGTCGTGGTCGCCTCGATCGGCGTGTGGCGCTACATCTATCTCGATTCCCTTTCGCGCAGTGACATCTCGACCGACAAGGCTCCCCCTGCCCCCCTGGCCGTCGAAGTGGTGCCGGTCCGCGAGCAGTCAATCACCGAATCGATCGAGCTGGTCGGCAGTCTCGACGCCGGAATGCTTGTGGAAATCCGGTCGCGCGTCGACGGATACATCAAGCAGATCCCGTATGACGTGGGGGACCGCATCGAGGTCGGGGCGGATGTCATCGTGCTCGACGATTCGAGCCAGCGGGAGCTGATCAGCCGCGCCGAGGCCAGCTTGCGCGTCGCAGATGCTCAGCTCAAGGCTCAGGAGACGGAACTGACGTTCGCCGAGCGTACGGCCGAAAGGCAGCGCTCCCTGATGCAGTCAGGGGCGGGAACGACCAGCCAGCTCGATGCCGCCGAGTCCGCCGTGCAGATTGCCGCGGCCAAGGTGGAACTCGAACGGGCACGGGTCGCCGAGGCACAGTCCAACCTTGAGCAGATGCGGCTGGAACTCGCTGACCTGCGGCTGACGTCGCCGGTTCCGGGTGTTGTCGCGGCAAGACTCGTCGAAACGGGCGACCTGGCCAAGCCGGACGTACCGTTGCTGCAGATCGTCAATCTCGACACCGTCAAAACGGTCGTTCACGTGGTGGAACGGGACTTTCGCAAGATTCGCGTGGGCCTGCCCGCGGTCATCGCTGTCGACGCGTACCCGGGCGAAACGTTCTTCGGCGAAGTGACCCGCATTGCGCCAATGCTCGATCCCGAAACGCGGACTGCGGCGGTTCAGATCGACATCGACAACGACGACCTGCGGCTCAAACCGGGCATGCACGCCCGCGTTTCGCTGCGGTTCAACGAGTCCAGCAGTCGCGGTGTCGTGCCGATTGCGGCGGTGCGGGATGAAGGATCCCGGCAGGCCGTCTTCGTTGTCGCCGGCGATCCGCCTCAGGCTGTGCGGCGGGAGGTGCGGCTGGGCTACAGCGATGGTGACATGGTGGAAGTGCTCGACGGGCTGAATGTGGGCGAAGAAGTCGTCACGCTCGGCAGCCGCCTGGTCGAAGAAGGTCAGTCTGTCACCGCACTGCGGGTCCCCTGGCCTGGTGATCCGTCCGCGACACCGGTCTCCGCACCGGAAAACCCCGAGACGAAGGTCGATCCGACCATTCGCTCCAGCGGCAGCGCCCTGTAA